The Triticum aestivum cultivar Chinese Spring chromosome 4B, IWGSC CS RefSeq v2.1, whole genome shotgun sequence sequence atttgagagcttcaaaaatttgtgagggacaaatttaccctgGGCCGGcttttgaaccggattttaaaccagagtccttattttgagccggaaatcttctcacggcttttaaattttcatcgatctagcagtaatctccggggcccgggttatttttcccttcaatgGTGCTGACGTATACTTCAGAGGCACAACACAGCACCACctttgctgcacataaaaatatacagaccaaagtaattgttctttgacaaaaaataatacGTGCTAATAAAATAGACTTTAAATGGATAGCACCTGATTCGTTTAGGCCGGAAAtaacccgccatgaagttgatgatcactaggtgaaactgAAACCACTCATGGGTGAGTCGGccgtgggagcagacagatgagtcggcccggtgttgtaagccggcgcggacgaaCAAGTTGTCATccacgttgtaagccggcgcggacgcgtgaaccggacGTGAGGGCGAACGTGCGAGTCGTCCGTGACATTGTAAGGCGGTGCAGACcggcgagtcggccggcgcgttgatgtaaaccggaccgcgatACGCATGTCCGTGAAGCTGCGCGGCACAGCCGAACGTGCCTCCGTAGTATAATACCACCCTTTTTTCTTTTAATAGCTGTCCTGCATAAAAATATTACATGCCAGAGTAACTGTTGTCGGATGAACTAACATGTACTGATAAAATACATTGAAAGAATAACACCTGGTATTTTTTGCCGGATGAACACGGACGCTGGCGCTAGATAATGCATAGTGCTGCTTTTGTTTTTGACAAAAAAAATTGATTGGTTCTCTTGTCTTCAAGTGCCTGAGGTCTCCACGTGACCTTATCCTCCTCTTTCTTTTTAAACAAGTCCAGAACAATGCACACACGGCCCCTCGAGCAGAGTTTCTCTTTTCCTTCTCGAAAGtgcctttctgctcccgagctcatttgagctcggtgaacagtaaaatcgaaaaaaaaaacataaaaacaaatttaaaaaattccaaaaaaattctcaaagaaacattgacaaaagttctaagtgtttgcaaaaattcatcatgaaatcacattcctgtaatgcgtggcaaaaaaaacaaattcagcctccaaaatgcttttgaaagtagcattttcagagtaccgattttattttattttgccacgccttctagaaatgtgattttatgacgaatttttgcaagcacttaaaacttttgtcaatgtttctaccaaaaaaaaattagaattttttgaaattttttcgattttttttcaattttactgttcacccgagctcatatgagctcgggtgcagaaactccACGTCCTTTCCTTCTCAGCTTCTGTTTACTAGTTGATGTACTGCATCTTCCTAACATCCAATGAAATAATACTTGACTGCAGCGGCCTTCAGACGACGGCGGCTGTTGAAGCGGAGGCGGAGTGGAGCAGGTATAACCAGCGCGAGGTTGGAAAGGTTTGAGAGTTGGCATGCacccacgatcaaatcctcctccaATTTGTTGTTGGTTTGTTTTTTCTTCTTGTGCTGACGGACCAATGGATGGATCACTCGGGGGTTGACCCTTGCCTGCACACGCGCTTGTTGATTGATCGGATTCGACGGATCACTTTGTGTCCGCGGCGCACAGCAGAACTCCAAACCCTTGCGTCGGCGGCTTATTCGCTATGGGCGACTCAAGGCCGCGGGCGTGAGCTTTGCGCGAGGGCGGCTCAAAGTGGAGACGACCCGACAATCTGGTGAGGTGAGTTGATGAAACGGCGGCCCGGGGTGCGGTCGTTGATCGCAGCAGAACAGTAGCAGGAGGCGAGGCCGCATGTGAGGACGCGCACCCGTGGATGTTGGACTCGTACCCAGCGACAGATAACAGCGGCGACAATCGAAGACGGGGCCACTTCGGGGACATTTTTACTGTTTTGACCCATTGGTGAAAGATTAGCACGATTTAATcctagtttgaattttttttcggaTTTGACCCATTTCAAGACGCCAGCAACCGTGGCGTCTTGGTTACACGTGAGACGCCGTGCTctctggcgtctggccctggcccactcaaaagaaaattgCGGACGTGGCAAAGGCTAGACGCCGCAAACTTTGGCGTCTTGGCACCCTTGTACGCATGCAGCCGGCTTGTTCGATTAGTGTTTAGCCAAGCATGCAACTCTGCCGGGCCAGCAACCTCCGGTCCAGCTTTTCAAGTTTTATATATGCCTTGCTAGTAGCGTCTATGAAATACGTGTTTGAATATTTCTCAAGACTAGTATGTTCACTCTTCATAAAGAAAAAAATTAACTAGTATTTGAAACGAAAATTGTGGACCGAAGTCATGCAAAGTTTGACATACTTCATTAAAATCGGATGATATTTGACAAGTTCAACTAAAAAATTAAAACTATGCGAGGTACCGGACAGTGACCTCGTACGCATGACCGCCCTGGCCGGCAGCACCTCCGTCGTCGTCCGGTCCGTCCTCATCACCGTTGGAGTCTTTGTCGTTGTAGGTGCCTCGTTAGCCCTGATCGGCCGCTCTCTGGCGCTCACGACGCAGCCGATTAGCTTCCTCCGCCGAGCGCAGTGCCGTGTCACAAATATTGaaacacgtactccctccgtctagaaatacttgtcgaaaaaatggataaaaatgaatgtatctagaagtggaatacgtctacatacatccatttctccgacaagtagtTCCGGAGGAAGGGAGTATTTCATAGAAAAATAATAAGATGCAATTGGCAAGGGAGTATTTCATAGAAAAATAATAAGATGCAATTGGCAAGGGATAAAATTTGAAAGAAAAAAAGACTGGAGGTTGCTGGCCGGGCAGACTTGCATGCTTCGTCAATATATAATGGAACAAGCCAGTTGCATGCGTACAAGGTGTCAAGACGCCAACGTTTATGGCGTCTCCTCTTTGTAATGTTCGTAATTTTCGTTTGAGATGGGCCAGGGCAAGACGCCGGAGTCCATGGCGTTTCCCCGGTAACCAAGACGCCATGGCTGTTGGCGTCTTAAAATGGGTCAGATCCGAAAAATGTTTCAAATTAGGGTCAAATGGTACTAAACTTTCATCAATGGGTCAAAACAGTAAAAATGTCCCCACTTCGGCGAGAAGGAAAACGAAACCAGGGTGATCCAACAGCGCGGCAGTACGAGGTCGAGTCGGAGCAGAGGAGAAGTGGGGCCGGCTTGGCGCGGCAACGATGCACGTCCGAGGAATCTCACGCCTGTTAATTTTTCTCCAACAAGCCGTCCTCGACGTACGGCGCTGGTGATTGGACCTGTTTCACCCGGTGTTGCAATCCTTGTCTAAACATGCATGCTCACGTGAAGCAGGACAGGTTGCCTCCTCAAAATCACTTTATGCAATCCGTAACAACGTATAGTCTTGCCTTCAAGCAACAGTAGCATGATTGTTTATTGAAAGTAGTACTACTCCGAGCAACAGTATAGCAATAGTCTTTGGCAGATCAATTTATGAAAACGCCTCGTATTTTGACTCTTGTCTCCTCACTCACGCGTGTGTTGATTGACCCGACCCGGCGCGCGACCGCTATAGAAAAATTCCTTTCAGCCTTTGGAGTAGAAACGTGGCAGATAAATCACCTTGTACAGAAGATCTCGTCCCGGTCTCGGTGGATTGAAACAACGCGACGGCGGCATACTGAACCCTAATCTCTCAATCTTCCAACTTGCGTCTGCCAACCTCAAAATTAATAATAATTCTGAACATAGACTGATGAACGTGCCGACTCTCGACTCTGTTCAAGGCAGTCTCACGCCGGGTTACCCTGCGCGCTTTCCGTGCAGGCGCTTTTTTCCTTTGACATAACGCGAGCTTCCCGATCCCTGAatgaaatcccttcaagaactcaacaccccCGTCAGTaggccccatgatgggcgccaactgtcgcgaAATTAACACGTCAGtagtccttagtgtgaggacttagtcacgaggccaatcgcatttatgcggtagcttgagaagggttgggcggaatcgagagacgcaacacaagacaaggatttatacAGTTTCGggtcccgggaaacatcatccggtaataaccctacatgttgtttgtggctaggtctcattatgatcatgagcgAGTCGtcgtaagccggctctttgtgtctagccctagagattgtttcttattGCCTctctctcttggggtgccctgcccctccttatataagttgaaggggcggcttacatgtagagtcctattaggatgagaactaacttattctctattacaagtcggatacaagtacggatcttgcttcctcgtaaaggaaatattcctcatgccttctgtcttaagctggtccaccataatatgagccggcctactgggccttgggcctagtcttctatgtgacccgtcgtcggggtcatccgtgagtcgtctgacCACTGAGCCGctagacccgtgagtcgccagtcctccggcgggtcatcggtgaagcgccaagtccggccgggtcatgcttccggtcgggtcataccgcggggtatatccccgacaaccgGGACAGCAGAGgttcgacgcggtaatagcggcgaggcgtgagGTATGcatgggacatggagacgggccaggactctggtggtcacacatgtggtgagacaactgtgaatttgactcgggatgactacaaacaacggtgaaattccttcaagtttcagacagacagtcaagaaaggagcgatgatgttgagttcaggtaactcttatgtgtgacgcCCAATATGTAAGTTGTTCATTTTcatgcaggtcagtgatcagtgtgtgatggcgttggactgatactctggaagttggaagcataaactagagtaacaaggaacttaattttgctcgagtgttgactgtggtcaagaaaagaagggactacaagttgcaggtgaagtcatatgaagtctttggagtagcaacggtactcatgggataagctcaagtccaatgtacatggaagtttgacgcattgacaaattcaaggtggtggagaatatttgctaaggtggagtttgttagagttgtgtcgaatattatgtacaatgtaggttacaattggacttgtagtagtattgtgtttagatatgatatagagtcatgttcaagtaggacacttgtatcctaggcctcttatatatagcgggggtagacacacaatataacttatgccaacataatagcatcgGAATGCAGGGGAAGCTGGCGGCATGTGCCACGTCCAGGGCGACCCATATCGGTgaatctcgttaacaaatctcggtatcgtgctcgtgtgattgtttggtcctcggatgatcaaaaGTATGCCTTGAATTTATTCTAACCGTTTCTCTCTAAAGAAAAAAAACCGATCAAAATGAAAATACGTTCTTCTCGTGTTTAAAAAGGAAAATCAGAGGCCACAACTGGTAAATAGGAGGATAACTCCAGCCTTTGCATCGATTGATGCAGCTAGGCAACTGATAAGTATACAATCAAATCCATTGCCACGAAATCCCAGCATTGATCCAAACATGTCGCTAGATGATCATGCATGCTCAATTCATACAAGGAAACGTAGAACACTACATCTTTGAGGCCGGTATACATCAGCGATCCATCCACACCCAACTCAGCTCAACCTTGTTCAACTCAAACATGTTCATTATTAATTCTACGACCCGATGGACCCTTGCAATTCAGAAACATCTTATCACGTTCTTCCATCAGATGAATAACACAAAGCGACCGAAGAGCGCCGGCGCAAAATATCACGTGCAGCTGCTCGATCTCACACATGTCCTGGCGATCCCTTCATTCCCATGATCTTTTCCTGTGGAAAGTCCACTCGGATGGGTTGATGGTCGATTTGCCGCTGGAGGTGACAAGGTCGTAGGGCGAGTCCTCCCCAAACTCGGTCGGCATCGCCTTCCAGTGTAGGCATGGATCCCACTCCGCCTCCTTGAGGATCCTCAGGATCTCTTCCACAACTATATTGCTCCCCTCTTCCGACAAATGCAGCCCGTCCCTACAAATTAAGAGTCATTGCTTACTTGATTCTTCTCTTCAGATAATTGTAAACAAGAGAGAATGAACAAGCTAGAAAGATGGATTCCAAACTCACGTAAAGCATGCTGTGGCCCAGTCCTCTCGTTTCTGCATGGCGTTCCAAAGATCGATCACCTTGATGCCCATCTCTTTCGATACAGATATACATGCTTCAGAGTAGAGACGGCAGGTTTCGTTGGTCCGCACAATCTCGCTCAGTGCAGTGCTGGTTGATTTCTTGAGCAGCTCCTCGTTGAGCGGCGGGCAGCTCAGAAAGATCACACGAGTTTTGTCGGACAGGCTCTTGAGGTGCTCTCCTATCTTCCTCATGTTGTCCATGTACTCCTCAAGTGGCACATGAGGTCCAAGCCCGGAAGGGTGCGGAGCAATCGAATCATTGCCACCAAAGTAAACTACCACCAAGCTAGGCTGCACTGCTGAATCCTAATTAAGAAACAAGAGTTGCAGCCAATTAACAGTTAAGTTATATCAAaaaaaaaaatactgctcaagTTAGAATTATGTAGTCAGCAGAGACGATATAAACAAAAAATGTAGGATTATCTAGCTAGTCTGAAGAGAGCATCGGACCTTGGGGAAAATTTTGGTAATGACTTGAAGTGCTCGCCTTGAGTTCCATGCAATATATCCTCTGAGAACAATATCCGCCTGAACGAGTTGAATACACATACATCAGTCAACCGGATTGTTGTTAGCATTGGTTCATGATAGTGTCCAAATTAAAGAGCTGGTATACTTTGATTTGGTCTATGATCCTGCTTCTGCTCTGTTTTCAGAAGTGTTTCTTAAAAATGCCTTATTGACACGAGTATTTTAATTTTCCGTTAAAAAAACACAAGTAGTATTTAATTAtcacatatttattgcattttctcTAATCTAAACGTTTTAAATATTTGACAATACTAGACACAATCTGTAAAAATAG is a genomic window containing:
- the LOC123091735 gene encoding GDSL esterase/lipase CPRD49; this translates as MMGRPVFVLFGSSIVQYSFSNGGWGATLADVYARKADIVLRGYIAWNSRRALQVITKIFPKDSAVQPSLVVVYFGGNDSIAPHPSGLGPHVPLEEYMDNMRKIGEHLKSLSDKTRVIFLSCPPLNEELLKKSTSTALSEIVRTNETCRLYSEACISVSKEMGIKVIDLWNAMQKREDWATACFTDGLHLSEEGSNIVVEEILRILKEAEWDPCLHWKAMPTEFGEDSPYDLVTSSGKSTINPSEWTFHRKRSWE